The Planococcus halocryophilus nucleotide sequence CTATATATAGTTTCTATTCAAACACACCCCTATAACAATGTATATAACAGGAAGTAAATCTACTCCGTCAACTTCCCATCTCACTTTCTCACGTCATGCTATACTAAAAGCATCCACTATCGAAAGGATGATTCTTTTGTCAGAACTGACTCATTTCAATGCTCAAGGTCGTGCCAAAATGGTCGACGTCTCCGATAAAAAAGACAGTGTACGAACTGCTCGTGCGACCACTTCTGTTTTATTAAACAAAGCAATTTACCAACAAATTAAAGAAGGTACCAATAAAAAAGGGGATGTTTTTGCAGTTGCTCAAGTAGCTGGCATTATGGCAGCTAAAAACACTTCGCAAATCATCCCGATGTGTCATGCATTAGCACTTAGTGGTGTGGACATTGAATTCGAATGGAATGTCGATGAAGATGCTAATCATTTCGAAGTGTTGTTGACCGTTGAAGTAAAAACAAAAGGACCTACAGGGGTCGAAATGGAAGCTCTTACCGCTGCTTCTGCTGCTGCACTGACAATTTACGATATGTGCAAAGCTTCTGGCAAAGAAATGGTCATCGGACCGACGATGTTGCTCGAGAAAACTGGCGGGAAATCTGATTACGCGCGTGACTAAATTGTTACTTTATGAATTTAAAAACCCTGTGGTAATGTCATTCAACTGACAATGCCACAGGGTTTTTCGTTAAGCAATTATGAACGTGATTGATGTTTCGTCAATTCCGAATAAATATGCTTAATCTCTGGCAAGATCAATCGCTCCATTGCCAATTTTACAGCCCCACGCGACCCTGGCAATACAAAAATGGCTTTATCATTGGCTACGCCCGCCGCCGCTCTGCTAAGAAGGGCCTTAGTGCCGACATCTTCAGTGAAGCTTACGTAACGGAAGAGTTCTCCAAATCCTGATATTTCTTTCTCGAAAAGTGGCTGAATCGCTTCTAATGTGACATCGCGTTTAGCTATCCCTGTTCCTCCAGTTGTAATAATCGCATCAATATCATCACGGCCCAACCAGTCAGAAATCGTTAGTCGAATGCGTGCGATGTCGTCTGGAACTAACGCATAGTCACTAATTTCTAGCTCATGATCTTTAGCCATCTGTTGTACAAGCTGACCCCCAGTATCGGTTTCTTCTGTCCGGGTATCACTAACAGTTAACACCGCAATCCGCACTTGATGGTCTGTGTGAAACGTTTCCGACATATAATCGCCCCTTTCTGATTAGCCAAATACTTGGTGATATAATTTCCGACCTTCTGCTATATTGTGAACGCCATGAATTAGCAAGCGACCATTGCCGAACAATACCATGCGGTGATTGAATACTTTCAGTTCAACAAAATAAGGCGTTCTTTTTACACCAGCTGCTAATCGGTTGCCGACCTTTTCGGCGTCATCTAATGTAATTGGACGGTTCGCATCAGGTAAAATTTGAACAGCATCGCGTCCGCATAAAACTGCATAAGAACTCGAGGCTGTTTCATTAAGTGACGGGAATACCGCATCTTCTCCGCACGTTTTGCAGTTAGGATCTTTAATGCGCGATACGCCAATATCCATTTGACTATTGTCCCATAAATTGAAATGATGAATTTTTTTACGTATTGCATCACGGTTACCACTCAACCACTTTAAAGCTTCTGTACATTGAAGCGCTGCTGTCACTTGAACAGCTGGTGAGATAATGCCGACTGTATCACACGTTTCATTAATGGCTGGAAGAATGGGTATTAAGCAACGAAAGCATGAGCTTTCTCCAGGCACAAATGGAAATACGACTCCTGAACTGCCAACACAAGCACCGTATATCCAAGGCACGCCAAATTTCACAGAAGCATCGTTGATCAACAAACGTGTTTCAAAATTATCCGTCGCATCCAAGATCAAATCACTTACTGCTGCCAACTTTTCCATACCTGCTGCATCGAGATGTTCTAAATAGGTGATTAACTGCAAATCGCTGCGAATGGCTTTTAGTCTTTGCTCAGCCGCTGCCACTTTTGGCATCATTTGACGTGCATCTTCTTCCGTAAATAATTGCTGGCGCTGCAAATTGGATACTTCAACGTAATCACGATCGACCAAATGAATCGTTCCAATACCAGCTCGTGTCAAGGTTTCTGCAATCGCTGAACCTAAAGCTCCGCAACCAACAATGGTAACGGTCGCAAGTGATAAGTGTTGCTGCCCCGATTCACCAAGTGGTTTGAATAAGATTTGTCTTGAATAACGTTCATCCACAGTGATTCCCACTTTCTAGACGCTTGATCTCTCAAACGATCTTATCTATCTTATAATTCTAAGCGTACCGTTTCTTCAGTCATCTGTCCTTTTTCAATTCTCATAATACGGTCGGCTAATTTTTCAGCATCCGCAATTCGGTGTGTTACGAAAATAATGGGAATCTGCCACTTTTCGTGAATTCGCAACAGTTCATTTTGACAGCGGTCACGATTGGCATCGTCCAATGCTGAAAAAGGTTCATCCAACAATAAAATATCTGGCTGTGCAGCTAACGAACGCGTCAATGCAACACGTTGCTTTTCACCACCCGAAATTTGGTGTGGGTATTTTCCTAACAAACCGGTAATGCCAAGAATTTTCGTTAATTCCGTAATATGTGCAATAGCGCTTTCTCTTGGTACTGCGTAGAGAATATTTTGTTCTACGGTCAAGTGCGGAAATAGTGCATAGTCTTGAAATAAATAACCAACTTTGCGCTTTTGTATTTTTAGTGGCTTTTGATCATCGCTATAAAATTTTCGTTCATTCAATGAAATTTCACCAACATCCGGATGGACAATACCCGCGATGCAGTTTAATAGCGTCGTCTTACCCGAACCAGAAGAGCCAACCAATGCTAAAATTTCTTTATCCAATCTAAATTGCATCGTTAAACTAAAATGATCTAATTGCTTTTTGAAATCCACTTGCAGCATTTGCTCATTCCCTTCCGATTCGTACAGCGGTCTTTTTACGCCAATAATTAACCCAGGTAATTGCAGCTACTCCAAGAGACGACACAATCAATACCCAAAACAAAGCTTTTTCCATATCTCCTGCTTCATAAGCAAAATAAATAGCCAGTGGTATGGTCTCTGTTACCCCTGGAATATAGCCGGCAATCATTAGCGTCGCACCAAATTCACCGATACCGCGTGCAAAAGCTAAGATTAATCCTGCCAATATACCCGACCAGGCAAGTGGAAATGTAATGGTCCGAAAAATTCGCCATTCGGATACACCCATGGTTCGGGCTACGTTTTCCCAACGTGGATCTACTTTTTCAAAAGCAGCTAAAACACTTTGATACATAAGCGGCAACGACACAACAAACGAAGCAATCGCAGCACCAATCCACGTGAACACTACCCGAAAGCCAAGCCACTGTTCAAGTAAAATACCTAGAGGTCCATTTACCCCAAACAATACAATTAACCCAAAGCCAATTACGGTTGGTGGCAATACTAAAGGCAATAAAATCAACGCTTCGAGAAAACTTTTGCCAAAAAAATCACGTCTCGTCATAAAGCGAGCCAGCGCAAGACTCACGATAAACACAAACAACGTTGAAATCACTGCAACTCTGAGCGATAACCAAAGCGGAGACAAATCATAAGCCATCATGGCGTTTCTCCAGCTATCGGCATAAATCCATATTCTTTAAGAATGGCTTGCCCTTTTGAGCTAGTGACAAATTCCCAAAAAGCAGTTGCTGCAGGCTGATTTTCGGAATCCGCGATGACTGCTCCTGGATAGATAATTGGATCTGTCTGCCCTGGCACTTCAAGTGTCCCATTAATTTCCCGGGAAATAACCGCATCTGATGAGTAAATAATTCCGAGTTCTGCATTTCCACTTTCCACATAAGTAACGACTTGACGAGCATCTTTCGCATAAATAAGACGAGAACTAAGGGAGTTCCACAAGTTTTCGTTTTCTAATGCTTTTTTTGAATATGCGCCAAGCGGAACACTGTCCGGTTCTCCAATCGCAATCTTTTCTTCTGTATTCAAGACGAGTTCTTGAAAATCAGTTGTTTCCGGAAATTCTTCTAACGATGCTAAAACGAGCTGGTTTTCAGCAAACGGTTTGATGCTATCTATATCTATTAACTGTTGAGATTCCAGTAATTCCATATCTTTTTCACTAGCTGACAAAAACAAGTCGGACGGTGCACCTTGTTCAATTTGGCTTCTCAGTTTGCTAGAAGAGCCATAATTGAAGGTCAGCTCAATATTCGGTTCTATTTCATGAAATTGTAGTTCCATTTCTTTCATTACATCTGTCAGACTAGAGGCCGCTGAAACTAACAATTTTTCGTCATTTGCCGAAGTATTGCTACAACCATTCATCAACAGAGCCAAACTTATAAGACCCATCGTTTTTTTCATTTTAAGGACTCCTCATGCATTGAAGTAGAGCTCAGCTATTTTAGTGAAGCTTCTTTGTACTTACAGTATAACGTCCGTAGAAGAGAAGCTGAATCATTTTCCGAACAAACTTTAGAAAGAACACAGCCCCCGCTCTTTTTGGAGATATTTAGGTTAGAATAGAGGGTAAGAACAGCATTTATCAATTGGAGGAATTGCAATGAAGTTTGGTATTATTGGAACGAACTGGATTACCGACCGATTTATTAAAGCGGCTAACGAGCATCCTGAGTTTACAATTGGAGCCGTATATTCTCGGAAACTAGAAACTGGCAAGGCTTTTGCGGAAAAGTACACAATTGATAACGTCTATACCGATATGGCGACTATGTTCAGCAGCGGACATATTGAAGCGGTTTACATCGCATCACCCAATGCTATGCATGCTGAGCAAAGCCTATTGGCGATGAAACACGGCATTCATGTTCTTTGTGAAAAACCGGCTGTTACGTCAATTGAAGAAATGGACCAAATTATTGAAGCTTCAAGAACGTATAAAACAACTTATATGGAAGCGATGAAATCGACATTGTTGCCTTCTTTTTTGAACTTGAAGAAAAATATCGATAAAATCGGTCCGATTCGTCGTTTTGTGTTTCATTACAATCAATATTCTTCTCGTTACGATAAATATAAAGAGGGCATTATTGAAAATGCCTTTAAGCCCGAACTTGGCAATGGCTCTAAAATGGATTTAGGCGTTTATTGCATCGCACCGATTATTCATTTGGTTGGCGCCCCTGAGTCTGCAATGAAAAATCAGTTTCTATTATCTACAGGTGCTGATGGACAAGGCAGTATGATATGGAATTACGCTGATATGGAAGCGGTTATTATGTATTCGAAGATTTCGGATTCTTTTCTGCCAAGTGAAATTCAAGGCGAGAATGGCACCATTGAAATCGACCGCATAAGTGATCCAAAGAACATTACGATTAAGTATAGAGACGGGCAGACTGAAGACTTGTCTGTGGCGCATGACTTTGACTCGATGTATTACGAATTGGCAGAGTTTATCAGCTGCGTGAAAAACAAGCAGTTGGAATCAACGATTAATACACATGATATTTCCCGTGAAGTGACGAAGTTGTTGACGTAGGAAGCAAAGAAGAAAGCGCTCCAGGCGGACGCTTTCCGGGGGGCCGGCTTCAGCCGCTTCCCTCGCTCCGCTCAGTCCAGGGTCTTCAGCTCGTCCTGTTCCCCCTGGAGTCGCCGCCTTTCGCACTTTCATCTGAGTATGTTGTATTTAGACATATAGCAGAAGAAATAGAGTATCTTTAATTTTGAAGAATAGCTTATTCAATTAAAAAGCAAAGGACGTGCCTTATGATAAAAGGGATTATATTTGATTTTGACGGGTTGATTTTTGATACGGAAACACATCAATATCATATTCTTCAAGAGATGTTTAGCGAATATGGCAGTGAATTGCCGCTTGGGCTGTGGCAAAACGAAGTGGGTACGGACGGTGGGTTTTCGCCGTTTCATTATATGGAGCAGCAAATTGGCAAACCAGTTGAACACGCGTTGCTCAATAGACAATATGAAGAAAAGTTTCTTTCGGTATTGTCTAAGGAAAAGCCACGTGATGGTGTAGTTGAGTATTTGCAGATGGCTAAGAAGCTGGATTTGAAAGTGGGCTTAGCATCGAGTTCGAGTTATCGCTGGGTTTCAGGTCATTTGAAAAACTTAGAGCTGTTTGATCACTTCCACTGCATTCGCACTTCGGATCATGTTGAAAAAGTAAAACCTGATCCTGCTTTGTATCTTCAAGCAGCCGAGGGTTTAGAGTTATCTCCTGAAGCCTGTCTTGTTTTTGAAGATTCGGCTCACGGAGCAACAGCTGCTAAGCGCGCGGGTATGAGTTGCGTCGTTGTGCCGAACAAAATTACGCGCACAATGGAATTTGGTCCCGTAGAGCACCGGTTGGATTCGATGGCAGATATGCCATTGAGGGATCTACTGGATTTTGTAGCGGCGATAAAAGTAAAACCGTAAAGATCAAAAAGATGGTTCAGGCATTGCGCCTGAACCATCTTTTTATTTTTTCGCCGTATATTTTCGAATAGCTGGCAAAATTTCTGTCCCGATCAAGTCGATATTGCGTTTTAAGCGGTCAATCGGCACGCCACCAAAATCCATTTGCGCGATATAACGTTGATGACCAAACAATTCATGTTGGTATAGAATTTTTTCGATAATTTGCTGTGGACTACCAATGTTCATAACGCTATCCATTTGGGCGCCGTGCATGAATGCGGCTTGTGGGTAACCTTGACCGTTGGTTTTTCGCATCCCTTTATCCACATGTGGATAAACTTCTTCCATGGCTTGTTGGGTCGTTGCAGCCACGTTGAAAAATCCAGCAGTCGCGACAGGTAATTCAGAGGGACTAAAGCCACTTTCTTCAGCTGCTTCACGATAAGCATCAATCGTATGCTTGAACGTTTCTGCAGGACCACCAAGCGTTGCAAGCATCATCGGCACACCGGCATGTCCAGCTTTAATAGCACTTTCTGGATGACCGCCAACTGCACGCCAAATCGGGAGCGAACCTGTAAGCGGACGCGGAATAACTTGTGCGCTACGTAGCGGAGCACGGAACTTCCCGCTCCAATCGACCGTTTCT carries:
- the moaC gene encoding cyclic pyranopterin monophosphate synthase MoaC; amino-acid sequence: MSELTHFNAQGRAKMVDVSDKKDSVRTARATTSVLLNKAIYQQIKEGTNKKGDVFAVAQVAGIMAAKNTSQIIPMCHALALSGVDIEFEWNVDEDANHFEVLLTVEVKTKGPTGVEMEALTAASAAALTIYDMCKASGKEMVIGPTMLLEKTGGKSDYARD
- a CDS encoding MogA/MoaB family molybdenum cofactor biosynthesis protein; this translates as MSETFHTDHQVRIAVLTVSDTRTEETDTGGQLVQQMAKDHELEISDYALVPDDIARIRLTISDWLGRDDIDAIITTGGTGIAKRDVTLEAIQPLFEKEISGFGELFRYVSFTEDVGTKALLSRAAAGVANDKAIFVLPGSRGAVKLAMERLILPEIKHIYSELTKHQSRS
- a CDS encoding ThiF family adenylyltransferase, with translation MDERYSRQILFKPLGESGQQHLSLATVTIVGCGALGSAIAETLTRAGIGTIHLVDRDYVEVSNLQRQQLFTEEDARQMMPKVAAAEQRLKAIRSDLQLITYLEHLDAAGMEKLAAVSDLILDATDNFETRLLINDASVKFGVPWIYGACVGSSGVVFPFVPGESSCFRCLIPILPAINETCDTVGIISPAVQVTAALQCTEALKWLSGNRDAIRKKIHHFNLWDNSQMDIGVSRIKDPNCKTCGEDAVFPSLNETASSSYAVLCGRDAVQILPDANRPITLDDAEKVGNRLAAGVKRTPYFVELKVFNHRMVLFGNGRLLIHGVHNIAEGRKLYHQVFG
- a CDS encoding ATP-binding cassette domain-containing protein, producing MLQVDFKKQLDHFSLTMQFRLDKEILALVGSSGSGKTTLLNCIAGIVHPDVGEISLNERKFYSDDQKPLKIQKRKVGYLFQDYALFPHLTVEQNILYAVPRESAIAHITELTKILGITGLLGKYPHQISGGEKQRVALTRSLAAQPDILLLDEPFSALDDANRDRCQNELLRIHEKWQIPIIFVTHRIADAEKLADRIMRIEKGQMTEETVRLEL
- the modB gene encoding molybdate ABC transporter permease subunit translates to MMAYDLSPLWLSLRVAVISTLFVFIVSLALARFMTRRDFFGKSFLEALILLPLVLPPTVIGFGLIVLFGVNGPLGILLEQWLGFRVVFTWIGAAIASFVVSLPLMYQSVLAAFEKVDPRWENVARTMGVSEWRIFRTITFPLAWSGILAGLILAFARGIGEFGATLMIAGYIPGVTETIPLAIYFAYEAGDMEKALFWVLIVSSLGVAAITWVNYWRKKTAVRIGRE
- the modA gene encoding molybdate ABC transporter substrate-binding protein → MKKTMGLISLALLMNGCSNTSANDEKLLVSAASSLTDVMKEMELQFHEIEPNIELTFNYGSSSKLRSQIEQGAPSDLFLSASEKDMELLESQQLIDIDSIKPFAENQLVLASLEEFPETTDFQELVLNTEEKIAIGEPDSVPLGAYSKKALENENLWNSLSSRLIYAKDARQVVTYVESGNAELGIIYSSDAVISREINGTLEVPGQTDPIIYPGAVIADSENQPAATAFWEFVTSSKGQAILKEYGFMPIAGETP
- a CDS encoding Gfo/Idh/MocA family protein codes for the protein MKFGIIGTNWITDRFIKAANEHPEFTIGAVYSRKLETGKAFAEKYTIDNVYTDMATMFSSGHIEAVYIASPNAMHAEQSLLAMKHGIHVLCEKPAVTSIEEMDQIIEASRTYKTTYMEAMKSTLLPSFLNLKKNIDKIGPIRRFVFHYNQYSSRYDKYKEGIIENAFKPELGNGSKMDLGVYCIAPIIHLVGAPESAMKNQFLLSTGADGQGSMIWNYADMEAVIMYSKISDSFLPSEIQGENGTIEIDRISDPKNITIKYRDGQTEDLSVAHDFDSMYYELAEFISCVKNKQLESTINTHDISREVTKLLT
- a CDS encoding HAD family hydrolase; translation: MIKGIIFDFDGLIFDTETHQYHILQEMFSEYGSELPLGLWQNEVGTDGGFSPFHYMEQQIGKPVEHALLNRQYEEKFLSVLSKEKPRDGVVEYLQMAKKLDLKVGLASSSSYRWVSGHLKNLELFDHFHCIRTSDHVEKVKPDPALYLQAAEGLELSPEACLVFEDSAHGATAAKRAGMSCVVVPNKITRTMEFGPVEHRLDSMADMPLRDLLDFVAAIKVKP
- a CDS encoding LLM class flavin-dependent oxidoreductase; this translates as MEKYRINPDKGMEFGIYTLGDHLPDPHTGQRISAGERIQEIIGLAELADQAGLDFFSVGESHQEYFATQAHTVVLAAIAQATKNIKISSSSTIISTSDPVRVFEDFATIDLISNGRAEIIAGRASRVGLFELLGYDIRYYEELYEEKFELLLQINKEETVDWSGKFRAPLRSAQVIPRPLTGSLPIWRAVGGHPESAIKAGHAGVPMMLATLGGPAETFKHTIDAYREAAEESGFSPSELPVATAGFFNVAATTQQAMEEVYPHVDKGMRKTNGQGYPQAAFMHGAQMDSVMNIGSPQQIIEKILYQHELFGHQRYIAQMDFGGVPIDRLKRNIDLIGTEILPAIRKYTAKK